In Alkalihalobacterium alkalinitrilicum, a genomic segment contains:
- a CDS encoding type 1 glutamine amidotransferase domain-containing protein, whose translation MSKKIATLITDLFEDVEFTEPAQAFKDAGHQVITIDIQAGKDITGKKGETVKIDKGIGEVNPQDFNALLIPGGFSPDLLREDDRFGEFAKAFIQEGKPVFAICHGPQVLIDTDLLKGVDITGFKSIRNDLKNAGANYKDEEVVVSNNIVTSRVPDDIPAFNRESLKLLAE comes from the coding sequence ATGAGCAAAAAAATCGCTACACTAATAACAGACTTATTTGAAGATGTAGAATTCACAGAACCAGCACAGGCATTTAAAGATGCCGGTCATCAAGTGATCACAATCGACATACAGGCTGGAAAAGATATTACTGGTAAAAAAGGTGAAACAGTAAAAATAGATAAAGGAATCGGGGAAGTTAATCCTCAAGACTTTAATGCTTTACTAATCCCTGGCGGCTTCTCTCCTGATTTATTACGTGAAGATGACCGTTTTGGTGAATTCGCAAAAGCATTTATACAAGAAGGTAAACCTGTTTTTGCCATTTGCCATGGTCCACAAGTATTAATTGATACAGACCTATTAAAAGGCGTCGACATAACAGGTTTCAAATCAATAAGGAACGATCTCAAAAATGCAGGTGCTAACTACAAAGATGAAGAAGTTGTGGTAAGCAATAATATTGTAACAAGCCGTGTTCCGGATGACATTCCTGCCTTTAATCGTGAATCCTTAAAATTATTAGCTGAATAA
- a CDS encoding aldo/keto reductase yields the protein MSVQDENKVTKIKNSLESRVVTLPDGTSLPRIGQGTWYMGENPQMREREIKALQLGIELGMKLIDTAEMYGDGDSERLVGEAIKGRRDDVFLVSKVYPHHAGLDMIAKACENSLKRLGTDHLDLYLLHWRGRVPLAETIEGMEKLRKEEKIVRWGVSNFDTDDMKELWNTTGGKNCMTNQVLYHLGSRGIDYDLLPWQREHHMPIMAYSPLAQGGSLRRQLLTDPTIKEIAEKYAVQPLQIALAWTIRSNNCLAIPKAVQEEHVLANAKATIIELTKEDLNRLDEVFPQPTRKMPLDII from the coding sequence ATGAGTGTACAGGACGAAAATAAAGTAACAAAAATAAAAAATTCCCTTGAAAGTCGTGTAGTTACATTGCCTGATGGAACTTCTCTACCAAGAATAGGACAAGGAACTTGGTACATGGGAGAAAATCCTCAAATGAGAGAAAGGGAAATCAAAGCTTTACAACTCGGAATAGAATTAGGCATGAAACTAATAGATACGGCGGAAATGTATGGTGATGGCGATTCTGAACGCTTAGTAGGTGAAGCAATTAAAGGACGTAGAGATGACGTCTTTTTAGTATCAAAGGTGTATCCTCATCATGCAGGATTAGATATGATTGCCAAAGCGTGTGAAAACAGTCTAAAAAGGCTGGGAACCGATCATCTTGATTTGTACCTTTTACACTGGCGAGGACGTGTGCCATTAGCAGAAACCATTGAAGGAATGGAAAAGCTACGCAAGGAAGAAAAAATAGTAAGGTGGGGAGTCTCCAATTTTGATACCGATGATATGAAAGAGTTATGGAACACCACTGGCGGAAAAAATTGTATGACTAATCAAGTGTTATATCATCTTGGTTCAAGGGGTATAGATTATGATCTCTTACCATGGCAGCGAGAACATCACATGCCTATTATGGCATATAGCCCGCTAGCTCAAGGAGGTTCATTAAGAAGACAATTGTTAACGGATCCAACCATTAAAGAGATTGCAGAAAAATACGCTGTACAACCCTTACAAATTGCTCTCGCTTGGACAATCCGTTCTAACAATTGTCTAGCTATTCCAAAAGCTGTTCAAGAAGAACATGTACTAGCAAATGCAAAAGCTACTATAATTGAATTAACAAAAGAGGATTTAAATAGACTTGATGAAGTATTTCCGCAACCGACTAGAAAAATGCCTTTGGACATTATATAG